A genome region from Penicillium psychrofluorescens genome assembly, chromosome: 3 includes the following:
- a CDS encoding uncharacterized protein (ID:PFLUO_004661-T1.cds;~source:funannotate), whose protein sequence is MARACEFCRRRKIKCDTIKPTCTTCLKSNRSCVYRNGPQKQRPSAALIDSLKGERAALEDALSRLKSADDAQRHALLQSVTVQNGRVSLSEPGTISTTLSSWGPCPVSVHQRQQQMQQQLLSDPGCVRPALRTRVAVAEDTNGEINDNNHDDDGQSMGHSYDIAMSSSEEEGAGAMGRSKMTNRSHPASDSIFSSTSVIRGSSPIRSVGLDTSTHEQPVASTELLRYQLIANAATERQREHRLRCLTSIRGIPAELALHLLDLHWSRQHHTFLLTYRPTFMRELVDGGSYCSDLLLYAVFACSSKFSERLEVRNDPTDPETAGQHFFTRCDELLLREGLLIQSQIPTVIALIMLGSTFIARGMTSKGWLYTGYALRMVYDLGLHVDLQQVNSQNAEEIEIRRRVFWGAFVCEKLQSLYLGRPPTISLRDAHVSQDFMDTFEELEPWEPYFDPTTPAVSRKVASPTAPSAYSVTVFQQLCLLSEIMTRIVEKIYFVGATAQKTLNEIPPLDDALTAWYRDLPAHLAYEPWAKDAMDPPVVVAPNRIILLTTHHAFVVLLHRPFISTPSSGTSTGSDADHTIKTSAFSWKRCTTAARHISSLALSYRSIYPLRKSSYLLSYAVYVACTIHVLNVASLSIGSDNNAYAESSLLLGASLRCLDELAVPNSGVADTARIIRKLMTAKGVQESPTPIEFQASAPHQTFDNVWQFSNDSPTYDNIAQMAPFQDMCIPGQDLLFGFMNENMSFATFGVDDTSF, encoded by the exons ATGGCCCGGGCATGCGAGTTCTGCCGCCGGCGCAAGATCAAATGTGACACCATTAAGCCTACCTGCACCACATGCCTGAAGAGCAATAGGTCGTGCGTCTATCGCAACGGCCCGCAGAAGCAACGTCCTTCCGCAGCCCTCATTGACTCCCTCAAGGGTGAAAGAGCGGCACTAGAAGACGCATTGAGCCGTTTAAAAAGCGCAGACGATGCCCAGAGGCATGCTTTGCTTCAGTCTGTGACCGTGCAGAACGGCCGAGTATCACTGTCAGAGCCAGGAACCATATCGACAACACTGTCATCTTGGGGGCCTTGTCCTGTATCTGTCCATCAACGGCAACAGCAGATGCAACAGCAACTGCTGAGCGATCCTGGATGCGTGCGTCCTGCTCTAAGAACAAGGGTGGCTGTCGCCGAGGACACAAACGGCGAAATCAACGATAACAATCACGACGATGACGGCCAGAGCATGGGACATAGTTACGATATTGCCATGTCTTCTagcgaggaagaaggcgcCGGTGCTATGGGCAGGTCCAAAATGACAAATAGAAGCCACCCAGCCAGCGATAGCATTTTCAGCTCGACCTCCGTTATCCGCGGCAGCAGCCCGATCCGATCGGTTGGTCTCGATACCTCTACTCACGAACAACCAGTAGCATCGACAGAGCTGCTGCGGTATCAGTTAATTGCAAATGCCGCAACGGAGAGGCAGCGGGAGCACCGGCTGCGTTGTTTGACATCCATACGGGGAATACCAGCGGAGCTGgcgcttcatctcctcgatctccaCTGGAGCCGGCAGCATCATACTTTCCTGCTGACGTACCGACCGACATTTATGCGAGAGCTGGTAGACGGTGGGTCGTACTGCTCTGACCTCTTGCTGTATGCTGTCTTCGCCTGTTCATCCAAATTCTCGGAGCGGCTCGAGGTGCGTAATGACCCGACGGACCCGGAGACAGCGGGGCAGCACTTTTTCACTCGCTGTGACGAGCTCTTACTGCGCGAAGGCTTGCTCATTCAGTCTCAAATACCTACTGTCATCGCTTTGATCATGCTCGGGTCGACGTTCATCGCGAGAGGCATGACTTCCAAAGGCTGGTTGTATACCGGCTATGCCCTGCGAATGGTGTACGACCTGGGGCTGCACGTGGACTTACAGCAGGTTAACAGCCAGAATGCTGAGGAGATCGAGATCAGGCGGCGTGTATTTTGGGGCGCTTTCGTTTGCGAGAAGCTGCAAAGCCTATACCTTGGGCGACCTCCCACAATCAGTCTTCGGGATGCCCATGTTTCACAAGACTTCATGGATACTTTTGAAGAGCTAGAGCCGTGGGAGCCCTATTTTGACCCTACGACACCAGCTGTGAGCCGCAAGGTGGCCTCCCCGACAGCGCCATCGGCGTATTCAGTGACtgtcttccagcagctctGTCTGCTATCTGAAATAATGACCCGAATCGTGGAAAAGATCTATTTTGTCGGGGCCACCGCTCAGAAGACACTGAATGAGATTCCCCCTCTCGATGATGCCCTCACAGCCTGGTACCGTGACCTGCCAGCGCATCTAGCTTACGAGCCGTGGGCGAAGGATGCCATGGATCCGCCTGTCGTAGTCGCGCCAAATCGCATCATTCTTCTGACGACACATCACGCGTTTGTTGTTTTGTTGCATCGACCTTTTATCTCAACGCCCAGCAGTGGCACCAGCACCGGGAGCGACGCTGATCACACCATCAAGACGTCGGCTTTCTCATGGAAACGGTGTACAACGGCAGCACGACATATCTCCAGTCTCGCCCTAAGCTATCGATCCATCTACCCGTTGCGCAAGTCTAGCTACTTGCTCAGTTATGCTGTTTACGTCGCTTGCACGATTCACGTGCTCAATGTTGCCTCACTCTCCATTGGAAGCGATAATAACGCATATGCTGAGTCGTCCTTGTTACTTGGTGCAAGCTTGAGATGTCTGGACGAGCTAGCTGTACCAAATTCGGGAGTTGCTGACACGGCGCGTATTATTCGCAAGCTCATGACCGCCAAGGGCGTTCAAGAATCACCAA CACCCATAGAGTTTCAGGCCTCGGCACCTCATCAAACGTTCGACAATGTTTGGCAGTTTTCCAACGACTCACCAACATATGATAATATTGCGCAGATGGCACCTTTTCAGGACATGTGTATCCCAGGTCAAGACCTGCTGTTCGGGTTTATGAACGAGAACATGTCATTTGCGACATTCGGTGTGGACGATACCAGTTTCTGA
- a CDS encoding uncharacterized protein (ID:PFLUO_004662-T1.cds;~source:funannotate) yields MSSATSTETSMHQPSQAKLAIKEEGVAAHASLATSSSWTQDVHFLGDKDGKVKLRCPPIFDNVNDTRTYMKQHLAAAFRTFAKQGFDEGVAGHISLRDPGNPEHFWINPLSTHFSQIRVSDLVLVGENGEVLPEGAQSAINGPAFAIHSAIHRARPDLNAACHAHSVYGKAFSCFGRPIEMLYQDALRFYNDLAVYPRYGGTVLTTEEGDRIAKALGPTCRSIILQNHGMITCGQTVDEAAFLFIALDRCCHSQLLANAAVCPGFEKNYIAKEQAEFAHKKSGNSNKMWLAFQPYYDQVVKEDPELLQ; encoded by the coding sequence ATGTCGTCCGCCACCAGTACGGAGACGTCCATGCACCAGCCCTCACAAgccaagctggccatcaAGGAGGAAGGAGTGGCTGCTCATGCCTCTTTGGCTACGTCCTCGTCGTGGACGCAAGATGTGCACTTTTTAGGCGACAAGGACGGCAAGGTCAAGCTGCGTTGCCCACCAATTTTTGACAACGTCAACGACACTCGCACATACATGAAGCAACACCTAGCAGCCGCGTTCCGAACCTTTGCTAAGCAGGGCTTCGATGAGGGTGTTGCAGGCCACATCTCTCTGCGTGATCCTGGCAACCCAGAACACTTCTGGATCAACCCTCTCTCTACGCATTTCTCACAGATCCGCGTCAGCGACCTGGTTCTCGTTGGGGAGAACGGCGAGGTCCTTCCAGAGGGAGCGCAGAGCGCCATCAACGGCCCAGCCTTCGCCATCCACAGTGCCATCCACCGTGCGCGGCCAGACCTCAATGCAGCGTGCCATGCCCACAGCGTCTACGGCAAGGCCTTTAGCTGCTTCGGCCGCCCGATTGAGATGCTGTATCAGGATGCGCTGCGCTTTTACAACGACCTGGCTGTGTATCCTCGCTATGGGGGCACGGTCCTCACGACCGAGGAGGGCGACCGTATCGCCAAAGCGCTGGGACCGACCTGCCGCAGCATTATCTTACAGAATCACGGTATGATTACCTGTGGCCAGACGGTCGACGAGGCggccttcttgttcattgCGCTGGATCGATGTTGCCACTCCCAGCTGCTTGCTAACGCTGCCGTATGCCCTGGGTTTGAGAAAAACTACATCGCCAAAGAGCAGGCAGAATTTGCGCACAAAAAGAGCGGCAACTCAAATAAGATGTGGCTAGCCTTCCAGCCATACTATGACCAGGTGGTCAAGGAGGACCCCGAGTTGCTGCAGTAG
- a CDS encoding uncharacterized protein (ID:PFLUO_004663-T1.cds;~source:funannotate): MKAVGIKGGKGSADDFFIEDDVPDPAANGNYILVRIHSFGLNRMDIMQREDLYPYPLLPESGKILGVEFSGIVEAKGAECQSDFQIGQKCFGLAYGGAYAEKISISENMLMHMPEGMSFETAAGFPETYFTAVQATHLIGGLQPGQSVLIHAGSSGVGQAAIQVARCGGASKIFVTAGSDAKCDLCKSLGADFAINYRTCGDNDFAEVIRRETGGKGVNLIIDLVGQSYWHRTTAAAAMEGRIVIVATMSGAIIEKFSLRDLMNKRLWVMTTTLRTRASDYQKQLRDVVIEKILPHFAKGEVKVTVDEVFPWKDIGNAHKKMESNTHAGKLICNVQV, from the exons ATGAAGGCCGTCGGAATAAAGGGCGGCAAAGGAAGTGCCgacgacttcttcatcgagGACGATGTACCTGATCCGGCAGCCAACGGTAATTATATTTTGGTGCGAATACATTCTTTCGGTCTAAACCGTATGGATATTATGCAGCGAGAGGATCTCTATCCCTATCCCCTGCTGCCTGAGTCCGGCAAGATCCTGGGCGTCGAATTCAGCGGTATCGTTGAGGCGAAGGGCGCGGAAT GTCAGTCAGATTTTCAAATTGGACAAAAATGCTTTGGCCTTGCTTATGGAGGTGCC TACGCAGAGAAGATCTCCATCTCAGAAAACATGCTCATGCATATGCCCGAGGGCATGAGCTTCGAAACGGCCGCTGGATTCCCTGAA ACATACTTCACTGCCGTCCAAGCAACTCACCTTATTGGTGGCCTGCAACCTGGTCAGTCAGTTCTCATCCACGCCGGCTCTTCGGGAGTCGGTCAAGCCGCCATCCAGGTAGCCCGCTGCGGCGGCGCCAGTAAGATCTTTGTGACAGCTGGCAGCGATGCCAAGTGCGACTTGTGCAAATCCCTTGGCGCTGACTTCGCCATCAACTACCGAACTTGCGGCGACAATGATTTCGCCGAGGTCATTCGCCGCGAGACCGGGGGCAAAGGCGTCAACCTCATCATAGATTTGGTGGGCCAGTCGTATTGGCACCGCACAACGGCGGCTGCTGCGATGGAGGGACGCATTGTTATAGTTGCCACGATGAGCGGCGCCATTATTGAGAAGTTTAGCTTGCGGGACTTGATGAACAAGCGGCTATGGGTCATGACTACGACACTCCGCACACGCGCGTCCGACTACCAGAAGCAGCTGCGGGACGTTGTAATCGAGAAGATACTACCACATTtcgccaagggcgaggtgAAGGTCACCGTGGACGAAGTCTTCCCTTGGAAAGACATTGGGAATGCCCACAAGAAGATGGAGTCAAATACCCACGCTGGCAAGCTAATTTGCAACGTCCAGGTCTAG
- a CDS encoding uncharacterized protein (ID:PFLUO_004664-T1.cds;~source:funannotate) has product MGFAQEVANFPREIGKAFKLNRKQALVFLTCWWCWTLGSMNFYLLPYTQPEVAKALGVETAKIAEANTTTMLSRSIGAAIFGILSDQHGRKIPLVVDLVLMGVFTLCSGFVHTYGQFVAVRFLFGITYGALYGVTMAAVLEAVPREARGVVAGFTQQGFGAGNMIASGLHLAMENYEWQSLYYVGAGLTLTAIGLRIICPDYSVVTEAIRENEDIVQVPGNGPETMCVTGTTLPFWIKFRYAIKHHWPIFVYCTVLTACFNTLGHGHMDVYPSFLETQRGLSIRHETYVTVVLQCGGILGGVVGGYLARYGPKWVPFGFAIALAPLLPALILPTKWQYLAAGSFFFEFSYGAAIGTVGNILQMVCPHPGIRAAFGGVTYNLGNAISSVSPTIETKLGDDLPLKSGVPDYGRIILILVGITIGLLSLTLACMPTKNVNLEWDQEDPNQTIPAHEAPAKIIEHDQDHIERVHDIETGAISKRGDQGDVEHVEMSPSQK; this is encoded by the exons ATGGGCTTTGCACAGGAGGTTGCCAACTTTCCGCGGGAGATTGGCAAGGCCTTTAAACTGAACAGAAAACAGGCCCTGGTGTTCCTCacttgctggtggtgctggacCCTGGGCTCCATGAATTTCTACCTCCTTCCCTACACGCAGCCAGAAGTGGCTAAAGCGCTTGGGGTGGAAACGGCCAAGATTGCCGAGGCCAACACAACCACCATGCTGTCTCGATCCATCGGTGCAGCAATTTTTGGGATATTGTCTGATCAACACGGACGTAAAATCCCTTTGGTAGTGGACCTTGTCCTGATGGGAGTCTTCACACTCTGCTCTGGGTTTGTTCATACTTATGGACAGTTTGTGGCAGTACGCTTCCTCTTCG GTATTACCTATGGCGCTTTGTACGGTGTTACTATGGCCGCCGTCCTCGAAGCTGTTCCTCGAGAGGCTCGGGGAGTTGTTGCCGGCTTTACGCAACAGGGTTTTGGAGCGGGAAATATGATTGCATCCGGTCTCCATCTGGCGATGG AGAACTACGAATGGCAATCCCTCTATTACGTCGGTGCCGGTCTTACCCTTACCGCAATTGGCCTGCGAATTATATGCCCCGACTACTCTGTAGTCACAGAGGCCATTCGAGAGAACGAGGACATCGTTCAGGTGCCTGGTAATGGCCCTGAAACAATGTGCGTCACGGGTACCAcattgccattctggatcAAGTTCCGCTACGCCATCAAGCATCACTGGCCAATTTTTGTCTACTGCACTGTGCTCACAGCGTGTTTCAACACGCTGGGTCACGGCCATATGGACGTTTATCCTTCCTTCCTTGAGACCCAACGTGGACTCAGTATCCGCCATGAAACCTATGTCACCGTGGTACTGCAATGCGGTGGTATTCTAGGTGGTGTTGTGGGTGGGTATCTGGCTCGATACGGCCCCAAATGGGTTCCTTTCGGCTTTGCCATTGCCTTGGCTCCCTTGCTCCCAGCCCTTATCTTGCCCACAAAGTGGCAATATCTTGCAGCAGGATCCTTCTTTTTCGAATTCAGCTACGGCGCTGCCATCGGCACGGTTGGCAACATCTTGCAGATGGTCTGCCCTCACCCAGGCATCCGTGCTGCCTTTGGTGGTGTCACCTACAATCTTGGTAATGCTATCTCCTCTGTATCTCCAACTATAGAGACAAAACTTGGCGACGATCTGCCCCTGAAGTCTGGAGTCCCGGATTATGGACGTATCATTCTCATTCTCGTTGGAATC ACAATCGGTCTCCTGTCACTCACTCTAGCCTGCATGCCTACCAAGAACGTCAACTTGGAATGGGATCAGGAGGATCCTAATCAGACAATTCCGGCTCATGAGGCACCTGCCAAGATAATTGAGCACGACCAAGATCATATTGAGCGGGTCCACGATATTGAGACAGGAGCGATATCGAAAAGAGGTGACCAAGGGGATGTGGAGCATGTTGAGATGAGCCCTTCCCAGAAGTGA
- a CDS encoding uncharacterized protein (ID:PFLUO_004665-T1.cds;~source:funannotate), whose protein sequence is MSTINSLVPKGAWDTHIHVFDPEKFPYVTPRSYTPKEAPVVDYPVAVTGCTGVVVVHASMQGSSPAALVDTLNRQSSMPGFKLRGLATIDVDSITDAELDALHTAGVRGARMHEMAWGHGEQKGGEQIIKKVKALASRLARLGWVIGIFCPLPAWAAMADMIRELDPRVKIVADHFGSTFPGDEKTEDFQTLLSLIREKRLFVKISGFERLYHGNPAGINSLETTAKAIIEAGPDQIFFGTDWPHTQLGVTRKGKTDEQRLNEIEGFREVDDLAHIKKIRQWIPDDEIWQKLFVTNPQRIFE, encoded by the coding sequence ATGTCTACTATCAACTCTCTTGTGCCAAAGGGTGCATGGGACACCCAcatccatgtcttcgacCCTGAGAAGTTCCCCTATGTGACACCACGGTCGTATACGCCTAAGGAAGCCCCAGTTGTGGACTACCCGGTGGCGGTGACGGGTTGCACCGGCGTCGTTGTTGTCCATGCTTCCATGCAAGGGTCATCGCCGGCCGCCCTGGTGGACACTCTGAACCGGCAGTCTAGCATGCCTGGCTTCAAACTGCGTGGTCTGGCGACCATTGATGTTGATAGCATCACCGATGCGGAGCTGGATGCCCTGCATACCGCCGGCGTTCGTGGCGCTCGCATGCATGAGATGGCATGGGGTCACGGCGAGCAGAAGGGCGGCGAGCAAATcatcaagaaggtcaaggccTTGGCTAGCCGTCTGGCCCGTCTCGGCTGGGTCATTGGAATTTTCTGCCCACTGCCTGCGTGGGCtgccatggccgacatgaTCCGCGAGTTAGATCCCCGAGTCAAAATCGTAGCAGACCATTTCGGCAGTACATTCCCCGGTGATGAGAAGACGGAAGACTTCCAGACACTACTCTCGCTCATCAGAGAGAAGCGACTCTTCGTCAAGATTTCCGGCTTCGAACGTCTATACCACGGCAATCCTGCCGGAATCAACAGTCTCGAGACGACGGCCAAGGCCATTATCGAGGCGGGCCCTGATCAGATTTTCTTCGGAACCGACTGGCCGCACACCCAGCTCGGCGTTACCCGCAAGGGCAAAACGGACGAGCAGCGTCTCAATGAGATTGAGGGTTTCCGCGAGGTTGACGACCTAGCGCACATTAAGAAGATTCGTCAATGGATTCCGGACGACGAGATATGGCAAAAGCTGTTTGTCACGAACCCACAGCGGATCTTTGAATAA
- a CDS encoding uncharacterized protein (ID:PFLUO_004666-T1.cds;~source:funannotate): protein MNERLGAASGLKMCFGSTTKGFFALAIQSYVTAEALGVLPQLRNYMKRYNAETLAIADKGVISMPPKAYRWVNEMQQIGVMMEEDGGFDQGLFNGVAEVYRVVAEDTALGLEQPGKRSRGTTIDDVVAVMRSGMESSKHE from the exons ATGAATGAGCGCCTGGGCGCGGCATCAGGCCTCAAAATGTGCTTCGGCAGTACGACAAAGGGATTTTTTGCACTCGCCATCCAGTCCTATGTCACTGCTGAGGCACTTGGTGTATTACCGCAGCTACGTAACTACATGAAGAGGTACAACGCAGAAACCCTTGCAATTGCCGACAAGGGTGTCATCAGCATGCCGCCGAAAGCATACCGTTGGGTGAATGAGATGCAACAGATTGGTGtcatgatggaagaggatggcggGTTTGATCAAGGACT ATTTAATGGGGTTGCGGAAGTCTACCGAGTTGTTGCTGAGGACACTGCGCTTGGTCTGGAGCAGCCGGGAAAGAGGTCAAGAGGCACAACAATAGATGACGTGGTAGCAGTAATGAGGTCTGGAATGGAGTCTTCAAAGCATGAGTAA
- a CDS encoding uncharacterized protein (ID:PFLUO_004667-T1.cds;~source:funannotate): protein MAPVLDEVDVLVIGGDNAGFSSAFQLQSRALVASSWLTLAPKNGTVHHGLADILPIVNNVDKATRSKIDMEPYTATNFADDISRICLGRSDPDLSRTLVNDSNAAVKWLAKHGVRFQLSFNRQAYEINGRFKFWGGMCLKTQDGGKGLIEDHRRAAKKLGVKVLFSTAAKRLVVDPTTKAVSSVIVEDDAGEREILAGAVILAAGGFEANPRMRSQFLGPDWDFAKVRGTPYNIGSCLEMAIRDVSAKQAGNWSGCHSVAWDANAPPDSGDRVISNEFTKSGYPLGLMLNLEGERFVDEGVDIRNYTYAIFGKAILAQPGHAAFQVWDAQMTPWLRSEEYREGIVEKITASSLEEMAEKCAKCGLKNPSKFVETIREYNEAVAVFQEENPGHKWDPAVKDGLSTQSSRKKLTLSKSNWATPLIKGPYVAIKATCGVTFTFGGLAVDHETAGVISSATNSAVPNLYCAGEMLGGLFYDNYPGGSGLTSGAIFGRRAGRAAAAQARNGKNPQDFSARL from the exons atggcgcctGTTCTGGACGAAGTTGACGTTCTTGTTATTGGAGGTGATAATGCAGGATTTAGCTCTGCATTTCAGCTGCAGAGTCGGGCGCTCGTCGCGTCCTCGTGGTTGACTCTTGCCCCGAAGAATGG GACGGTGCATCATGGATTGGCAGACATCTTGCCAATTGTGAACAACGTGGACAAGGCTACAAGGTCCAAAATTGACATGGAGCCTTACACGGCGACCAACTTCGCCGACGATATCTCCCGTATCTGCTTGGGACGATCTGATCCGGACCTCTCTCGTACTCTTGTGAACGACTCTAATGCGGCAGTAAAATGGTTAGCGAAGCATGGAGTAAGATTCCAGCTGTCATTCAACCGTCAAGCATACGAAATCAATGGGCGGTTCAAGTTCTGGGGCGGTATGTGTCTGAAGACGCAGGATGGCGGAAAGGGATTGATCGAGGATCACCGGCGAGCAGCTAAGAAGCTCGGAGTCAAGGTCTTGTTCTCAACAGCAGCCAAGCGCCTTGTGGTTGACCCTACTACCAAGGCTGTCAGCTCTGTCAtcgtggaagatgacgcTGGTGAACGAGAGATTCTAGCCGGAGCTGTGATTCTGGCAGCCGGAGGCTTTGAGGCCAACCCCAGAATGAGGTCGCAGTTCCTCGGACCAGACTGGGATTTTGCTAAAGTACGCGGCACCCCCTACAATATTGGCTCTTGTCTAGAAATGGCTATACGGGATGTTTCGGCCAAGCAGGCCGGCAACTGGTCTGGCTGCCACTCTGTTGCGTGGGACGCCAATGCTCCTCCTGATTCAGGCGATCGTGTCATCTCCAACGAATTTACCAAGTCGGGTTACCCCCTCGGCTTGATGCTTAACCTTGAGGGGGAGCGCTTTGTGGATGAAGGTGTTGACATACGCAACTACACATATGCGATTTTCGGCAAGGCAATCTTGGCACAACCTGGCCACGCTGCCTTTCAGGTTTGGGATGCCCAGATGACTCCCTGGCTGAGGAGCGAGGAGTATCGCGAGGGTATTGTGGAAAAGATCACTGCCTCTAGTTTAGAGGAGATGGCCGAAAAGTGTGCCAAATGTGGCCTGAAGAATCCGAGCAAGTTTGTGGAGACAATTAGGGAGTACAACGAGGCTGTGGCTGTCTTTCAAGAAGAGAACCCCGGCCACAAGTGGGATCCGGCTGTCAAGGACGGTCTCTCTACGCAATCGAGCCGCAAAAAACTTACACTATCCAAGTCAAACTGGGCTACGCCGCTTATAAAGGGGCCCTACGTGGCTATCAAGGCTACCTGCGGCGTGACCTTCACATTTGGCGGGCTAGCTGTTGACCATGAGACTGCCGGCGTCATCTCATCGGCCACCAACTCTGCCGTACCTAACTTGTACTGCGCGGGAGAAATGCTTGGTGGTCTCTTTTACGACAACTATCCTGGAGGCAGTGGCCTTACATCTGGCGCCATATTTGGTCGTCGAGCGGGccgcgccgcagcagcacaGGCTCGCAATGGTAAGAACCCGCAGGACTTCTCAGCGAGACTCTAA